One region of Vicia villosa cultivar HV-30 ecotype Madison, WI unplaced genomic scaffold, Vvil1.0 ctg.000251F_1_1, whole genome shotgun sequence genomic DNA includes:
- the LOC131625946 gene encoding protein MAIN-LIKE 1-like: MVMDALEVDELAVLKDFGDTRGFHFRMSWLRRVYQELVDAGRYQASARAYMLHLVACTLFADKYGIYINVRYLTLFSDLETPCWAWGVAALTMLYTTLDAASRPDTRQLPGYLSLLQCSIYEHFPHICERNTQCRAAADPCARRWKARQTHPGGMIEYRRMLDALMLDDVIWTLYTYHRQHLPFDVSSLYSGYVIWESHVARHFPERCLCQFGYIQGIPRSILEAPPRQCKDGYLEWFLSVSHLRVIPSAATSDVSGPSGTRASSPPPPPPPLGGDQDSSLQYIVAHLDSLMGLVNPDGEVHSILARLADVARGGPM, translated from the exons ATGGTGATGGATGCTTTAGAGGTTGATGAGTTGGCTGTGCTCAAGGATTTTGGTGACACTCGGGGCTTTCACTTCAGGATGTCTTGGTTGAGGAGGGTTTATCAGGAGCTTGTCGATGCAGGGAGGTACCAGGCTTCCGCTAGGGCGTACATGCTACATCTAGtggcatgtactctctttgcGGACAAGTATGGAATTTATATAAATGTCCGCTATCTTACTCTCTTTAGCGACCTTGAGACCCCATGTTGGGCTTGGGGAGTGGCTGCATTGACGATGTTATACACGACGCTTGATGCTGCATCTCGTCCTGACACTAGACAGCTTCCTGGTTATTTGAGCTTGTTACAG tGTTCGATCTACGAGCACTTCCCTCACATTTGTGAGCGAAATACCCAGTGTCGTGCAGCTGCTGACCCTTGTGCAAGGAGGTGGAAGGCCAGACAGACCCATCCAGGAGGGATGATTGAGTACAGGCGGATGCTAGATGCTCTGATGCTGGATGATGTCATCTGGACACTGTATACATATCACCGCCAACATCTTCCTTTTGATGTATCTTCTTTATATTCAGGGTATGTCATATGGGAGAGCCATGTGGCTAGACATTTTCCTGAGAGGTGTCTATGCCAGTTTGGTTATATACAGGGCATCCCACGGTCGATCCTAGAGGCTCCA CCTAGGCAGTGTAAGGATGGATACCTGGAGTGGTTCCTCAGTGTGTCACACCTTAGGGTCATCCCATCTGCCGCAACATCTGATGTTTCAGGGCCTTCAGGTACCAGGGCTtcttcaccaccaccaccacctccacctctCGGTGGTGACCAAGACAGTAGCCTGCAGTACATTGTAGCTCACTTGGATAGCCTCATGGGTTTGGTGAACCCTGATGGTGAGGTTCACAGTATTTTAGCTAGGTTGGCGGATGTTGCCCGTGGAGGACCTATGTAG